The following coding sequences lie in one Candidatus Nitrospira allomarina genomic window:
- a CDS encoding YkgJ family cysteine cluster protein gives MKTSGPHESYNLDIQTPAGDLTASVSVPTGFIPITDILPLMRSLGEQAHQLAIDNTTQTGATISCQKGCAACCRMMIPVAPPEAFALLSVVEALPSPKKERLLERFQTAQKTLREASLEDGLQRLAFSEDQGTDEELEPLNRAYYALRMPCPFLEDEICSIYEQRPSACRELLVTSPAELCQDLIRNPIQLIPSPFRIGTVLSKLWTDCYQGPVRLIPLPFALDWATVHKSQNTRTWAGPDLLSRALNAAAQYLQRQSS, from the coding sequence ATGAAAACCTCCGGACCTCACGAATCGTACAACCTGGATATTCAAACCCCTGCCGGAGATCTGACCGCGTCGGTTTCGGTACCGACCGGATTCATTCCCATTACCGACATTCTCCCCCTCATGCGATCCCTCGGAGAACAAGCTCACCAGCTGGCCATCGACAACACCACTCAAACCGGTGCCACCATTTCCTGTCAAAAAGGCTGTGCCGCCTGCTGTCGCATGATGATTCCCGTTGCCCCTCCGGAGGCCTTTGCGCTCCTGTCGGTTGTTGAGGCACTCCCTTCACCTAAAAAAGAGCGACTGCTTGAGCGATTTCAGACGGCTCAAAAGACCTTGCGTGAAGCGAGCCTGGAGGATGGGTTGCAACGATTGGCCTTTTCCGAAGATCAAGGCACCGACGAAGAACTGGAGCCTCTTAATCGCGCCTACTATGCGCTTCGAATGCCTTGTCCATTTCTGGAAGATGAAATTTGCTCAATCTATGAACAGCGTCCGTCCGCCTGCCGGGAATTGCTGGTCACTTCCCCTGCGGAACTTTGCCAAGACTTGATACGAAACCCCATCCAACTGATTCCTTCCCCGTTTCGAATCGGGACGGTTCTGAGCAAACTTTGGACGGATTGTTACCAGGGCCCGGTTCGTCTTATTCCCCTCCCCTTTGCACTGGACTGGGCCACAGTCCATAAAAGCCAGAACACCCGAACCTGGGCCGGGCCTGACCTGCTGAGCCGGGCCTTGAATGCCGCAGCGCAATATTTACAACGCCAATCCTCATAA
- a CDS encoding DUF4398 domain-containing protein, with translation MENVIQSLKTGTLVLLFGTMLMACAEKPIQGTDSALQALQTAKQAGAEKYAPESLRVAEDEYQKAQEEIAAQDDTFVMTRNYDGANALLVKVVADAEKAKTEAIANRQLFKTEAEGAVVLAKTSLEEAKNLLAQAPTGKGTQADLQALRGDLQAAETTFAEIEAIMAMEDYIGVKAKAESVQALAARVNEQVAQAIQKTGKHKKA, from the coding sequence ATGGAAAACGTGATTCAATCATTAAAAACGGGCACTCTCGTATTGCTATTCGGCACCATGCTTATGGCCTGCGCCGAAAAACCCATTCAAGGGACTGACTCGGCCTTGCAAGCCCTTCAGACTGCCAAGCAAGCCGGTGCGGAGAAATATGCCCCTGAATCCTTACGCGTTGCGGAGGACGAATATCAAAAAGCCCAGGAAGAAATAGCAGCGCAAGACGATACATTTGTAATGACGCGCAACTATGATGGCGCAAATGCCCTCTTAGTGAAGGTTGTAGCGGATGCCGAAAAAGCCAAAACCGAAGCCATCGCCAACAGGCAATTGTTTAAAACCGAAGCGGAAGGAGCCGTGGTGTTAGCCAAAACCTCTTTAGAGGAAGCCAAAAATCTGTTGGCCCAAGCACCTACAGGCAAGGGAACCCAGGCCGATCTGCAAGCCTTACGTGGCGACCTACAAGCCGCAGAAACCACATTTGCTGAAATTGAGGCCATTATGGCCATGGAAGACTATATTGGAGTCAAGGCTAAAGCCGAATCAGTTCAAGCTTTGGCAGCTCGCGTGAATGAACAGGTCGCGCAGGCCATTCAGAAGACAGGAAAACACAAGAAGGCTTAA
- a CDS encoding S8 family serine peptidase, with the protein MLSYRYGGQNGKAFKLKTDEELVVVRTQSRRPLEAAAQSTRARQALDNLEPVHRFHHAGVEIFRYPQTVRRASARGAIRTTIQSVKDVQFAGRVLVDPQSKQPVLYTENLFSKFDDDLAESTCRKILKASGLGIKRVLEYARNTFFLEAPEGTGQEVFAIAESLLRHKHVELCHPELVRQMGWRTAFPQQWHLKKTTIDGTVYDAHANVEAAWALSEGENITVAIIDDGMDLDHEEFAGSGKLIAPRDVTRATDDPRPGSRDNHGTACAGVATGNGFHGASGVAPKAGLMAIRYVSPLGSQAEADAFIWAAQHGADVISCSWGPEDGAWWDPRDPLHHTVVPLPDSTRLAIDWTVANGRNGKGCVITWAAGNGNESVDNDGYASYEKVIAVAACHAKGKRSAYSDFGKAIWCTFPSNDTVLPIPGIWTTDRSASAGYNPGQVSRGDAAGNYVNDFGGTSSACPGVAGVAALILARNPSLRWDEVKDLLKRSCDQIDPSAGKYDTNGHSTLYGYGRVNAKRAVELAAPAIPTPTTVHTSTAIIPIRDLQTSKLSLQVAETTPLTSVKIGVDIEHSYIGDLIIKVVPPNSTGVSSILLHNRIGGGTDNIHTTYDVTTTPDLLAFVGKNPKGKWSLTVQDKEKLDTGRILQFSVTLVF; encoded by the coding sequence ATGCTGTCATATCGTTATGGAGGACAAAACGGGAAAGCGTTCAAACTGAAAACCGATGAAGAGCTCGTGGTGGTGCGAACGCAGAGTCGTCGACCATTGGAAGCCGCCGCTCAGTCAACGCGAGCTCGGCAGGCCCTGGACAATCTCGAGCCTGTGCACCGGTTTCACCATGCCGGAGTGGAAATCTTTCGTTATCCTCAAACCGTTCGACGCGCAAGCGCCCGAGGAGCCATCCGCACTACCATACAATCCGTAAAAGACGTCCAATTTGCCGGACGGGTCCTGGTCGATCCTCAGTCAAAACAACCTGTTCTGTACACCGAAAATCTTTTTTCCAAATTTGATGATGACCTGGCCGAATCCACTTGTCGAAAAATCTTAAAAGCCTCCGGACTCGGAATTAAACGAGTCCTGGAATATGCTCGCAATACCTTCTTTCTCGAAGCGCCTGAGGGCACAGGGCAGGAAGTGTTTGCCATAGCCGAGAGTCTCCTGCGGCATAAACATGTGGAGCTCTGTCACCCTGAACTTGTCAGACAAATGGGATGGCGCACAGCGTTCCCACAACAATGGCATCTGAAAAAGACCACGATTGATGGGACGGTCTATGATGCCCATGCCAACGTGGAGGCCGCCTGGGCACTCAGTGAGGGAGAAAATATCACTGTCGCAATCATTGATGACGGCATGGATCTTGATCACGAAGAGTTTGCCGGTTCAGGAAAACTTATCGCTCCTCGCGACGTCACACGCGCCACTGACGATCCTCGACCCGGCAGCCGGGATAATCATGGAACCGCCTGTGCAGGCGTCGCCACCGGCAACGGTTTTCATGGTGCCTCCGGGGTCGCTCCCAAAGCCGGATTGATGGCCATCCGTTATGTATCTCCGTTAGGCTCACAGGCCGAGGCCGATGCATTTATCTGGGCCGCCCAACATGGCGCGGACGTCATTTCCTGTAGCTGGGGGCCGGAGGATGGCGCCTGGTGGGATCCACGCGACCCGCTCCACCACACGGTCGTTCCCCTGCCGGATTCCACCCGTCTTGCTATTGATTGGACCGTCGCGAATGGACGCAACGGAAAAGGGTGTGTGATCACCTGGGCCGCCGGAAACGGCAACGAAAGTGTCGATAACGATGGTTATGCCAGTTATGAAAAAGTGATTGCCGTGGCCGCCTGCCACGCCAAAGGTAAAAGGAGTGCCTATAGCGATTTCGGCAAGGCCATTTGGTGTACCTTTCCCAGCAACGATACCGTTCTCCCCATCCCGGGAATCTGGACCACCGATCGCTCAGCATCAGCAGGATATAATCCCGGACAAGTCAGTCGAGGCGATGCGGCAGGCAATTATGTCAACGATTTTGGCGGCACATCAAGCGCATGTCCGGGTGTCGCAGGGGTGGCCGCCCTCATTCTCGCTCGCAACCCCTCCCTGCGATGGGATGAAGTCAAAGATCTGCTCAAACGCTCGTGTGATCAAATTGATCCAAGCGCTGGTAAATATGACACCAACGGCCATAGCACCTTATATGGGTATGGCCGGGTCAATGCCAAACGCGCGGTAGAATTGGCTGCACCGGCCATTCCGACTCCTACCACCGTTCATACTTCGACCGCCATCATTCCCATTCGCGACCTTCAAACGTCAAAGCTCTCTCTTCAAGTGGCCGAGACTACCCCGCTCACCTCCGTCAAAATCGGAGTGGATATTGAGCATTCGTATATCGGTGATTTGATCATTAAGGTGGTACCCCCCAATTCAACAGGAGTATCGTCCATTTTGCTCCATAATCGAATTGGAGGTGGCACAGACAATATCCACACCACCTATGACGTCACCACGACACCGGACCTCCTGGCATTCGTCGGCAAAAATCCAAAGGGAAAATGGTCCCTGACGGTTCAGGATAAAGAGAAACTTGATACCGGGCGCATCTTACAGTTCTCGGTGACCCTGGTTTTCTAA
- a CDS encoding TIGR00645 family protein, translating into MAQSPTSPDSPIGSTPADIPHWIEHVFEMGIFASRWIQAPLYGGLILAEVLYAWKFLTELWHMVHEIGTLTETVFMLGILTLVDITMVANLLTMVVIGGYATFVSKISLESHPDRPDWLSHIDPGTIKVKLAASLIGISSIHLLKAFVNIANVPIEHIQWQIIIHLTFLGSAVLLAWTDKIMTKAKNH; encoded by the coding sequence ATGGCCCAATCCCCGACTTCACCGGATTCTCCTATCGGTTCCACACCGGCAGACATTCCCCATTGGATCGAACACGTATTCGAAATGGGCATTTTTGCCAGCCGGTGGATACAAGCACCCTTATATGGTGGATTGATCCTCGCTGAAGTGCTCTATGCCTGGAAATTTCTGACCGAACTGTGGCACATGGTACATGAAATTGGCACCCTCACCGAAACCGTGTTTATGTTAGGAATCCTCACCCTGGTGGATATCACCATGGTGGCCAATCTGCTCACCATGGTCGTCATCGGAGGATATGCGACATTTGTCAGTAAAATAAGTCTGGAGAGTCATCCTGATCGACCGGATTGGCTCAGCCATATTGACCCGGGCACGATCAAAGTGAAACTAGCAGCCTCGTTGATTGGCATTTCCAGCATTCATTTACTTAAAGCCTTCGTCAACATTGCCAATGTGCCAATTGAGCACATTCAATGGCAAATCATCATTCATCTGACCTTTTTAGGCTCAGCCGTGTTGTTAGCCTGGACAGATAAAATCATGACCAAGGCGAAGAACCATTAA
- a CDS encoding transglycosylase domain-containing protein: protein MFPSAGPLDERRGYIRLPNMLSKLQKKGFVIQAQAHPSTELTTISNMGIPPIYRVKAQGGLHIVDSHGQDLFHHEDPKRVFPNFEAIPPLLVQTLLFIENRELLDPCCPYANPAVEWDRLGQAFLTQGIQLVKNDQNVPGGSTLATQLEKFRHSPGGQTSSLLEKAKQVTAASLRIYHDDVRTQEAQKHLVLDYMNSFPLGAYPGAGEVHGFGDGLSAWFHMDLNRFGQILAGADPASLEKMALAAATYKKGVSLLLALRRPSFYLTQIDALNEKTNTYLRLLTSAGIISPAMRDLALIYPLVFAPASSTNSSNTSFQDQKAPNFIRAHLQNLLGLPSLYALDHLDATVETTLDRDLQFRATTLLQQLADPAFVKGSQLTQPHLLAQGNPADIIYSLTLYERTPHGNLLRVQTDTLNQPLDMNQGSKMDLGSTAKLRTLVTYLEAIERLHHAYAGLSPQKLLEVNQQSLDPLSRWAITYLQTSSDQSLSGILKAALNRQYSASPTERFWTGGGLHTFANFNRADNGKVFTVREAFHHSVNLVFIRLMRDLVQYHTLAIPGSTAMVLKDPLNPIRRQYLQKFAQQEGRIFLYRFYDKYKGLPPEEAWQLVLSQTRLTPLRLAVLLRSIEPEKDVRTFTASLQKTFPTIKLSPEQADRLFTQTDPRVLSLADRGYVARIHPLELWTVAFLRKHPNSGKSELTNASEQELLEVYAWLFKTHRKAAQDSRIRLILEQEAFMEIHKAWKRVGYPFATLVPSLATAIGSSADRPAALTALMGILVNEGRKIPTVTIRQLHFAEGTPFETLVAPQEPDQEQVLNPLVAQILRQELIEVVEHGTAIGAKGALPPSEGMTISIGGKTGTGDHRQKVYERGYRLIESRPIARTATFVFLIDNRFFGTITAQVSGPQSGDFSFTSSLPVRIFRLFAPHLHAYVRPYSLEAKVRQSFQPQS, encoded by the coding sequence GTGTTTCCATCTGCAGGCCCATTGGACGAACGGCGCGGGTATATCCGACTCCCCAATATGCTCTCCAAGCTCCAAAAGAAAGGATTCGTCATTCAGGCGCAAGCCCATCCATCGACTGAACTCACAACCATCTCCAATATGGGTATCCCTCCCATCTACCGGGTAAAGGCCCAGGGCGGGTTACACATTGTGGATAGTCATGGTCAGGACCTGTTTCACCATGAAGACCCGAAGCGAGTATTTCCTAATTTTGAAGCAATTCCCCCCTTGTTGGTTCAAACTCTCCTTTTCATTGAAAATCGAGAATTACTTGATCCCTGCTGTCCCTATGCCAATCCGGCCGTGGAATGGGACCGGTTAGGGCAAGCATTCCTCACGCAAGGCATCCAATTGGTGAAAAACGACCAGAACGTTCCCGGGGGGAGCACTTTGGCCACGCAATTGGAGAAATTCCGGCATTCTCCCGGAGGACAAACCTCCTCCCTGCTGGAAAAAGCCAAACAGGTAACGGCCGCCAGTCTCCGTATTTATCACGACGACGTACGCACGCAAGAGGCTCAAAAACATTTGGTTCTGGATTATATGAATTCATTCCCGCTCGGCGCGTATCCTGGTGCCGGGGAGGTCCATGGCTTCGGTGATGGACTTTCGGCTTGGTTTCACATGGACCTCAACCGGTTTGGTCAGATTCTGGCTGGTGCTGACCCGGCATCTTTGGAAAAGATGGCCTTGGCTGCAGCCACCTACAAAAAAGGAGTCAGTCTCCTCCTGGCTCTCAGGCGACCCTCCTTTTACCTTACACAAATTGATGCCCTGAACGAGAAAACCAATACCTACCTTCGCCTCCTGACAAGCGCCGGTATTATTTCCCCTGCTATGCGAGACCTCGCCCTTATTTATCCCTTGGTCTTTGCGCCAGCATCATCAACGAATTCAAGCAACACCTCCTTTCAAGATCAAAAAGCACCAAATTTCATACGCGCCCATTTGCAAAATTTATTAGGGCTTCCAAGTCTGTATGCCTTGGACCATCTGGACGCCACCGTGGAAACCACCCTGGACCGCGATCTCCAATTTCGAGCAACCACCCTCCTACAACAACTGGCAGATCCGGCCTTTGTGAAAGGCTCCCAACTGACTCAACCTCATCTGCTTGCTCAAGGAAATCCGGCGGATATCATTTATAGCCTGACTCTGTATGAGCGAACCCCCCACGGCAATCTCCTTCGAGTTCAAACCGACACCCTCAATCAACCATTGGATATGAATCAGGGCTCAAAAATGGATCTGGGCTCAACGGCCAAACTTCGTACATTGGTCACATATCTGGAAGCCATTGAACGCCTCCATCACGCGTATGCAGGGCTGTCCCCTCAAAAACTCTTGGAGGTCAACCAGCAATCCCTGGACCCACTGAGCCGATGGGCAATAACCTATCTGCAGACTTCTTCAGATCAATCCCTCTCTGGAATATTAAAGGCCGCCCTCAATCGACAGTATTCAGCAAGTCCAACCGAACGGTTTTGGACTGGGGGCGGGCTTCACACCTTTGCCAATTTCAACAGAGCCGATAACGGGAAAGTGTTTACTGTCCGGGAAGCTTTTCATCACTCAGTGAATTTAGTCTTTATCCGCTTAATGCGGGATCTCGTCCAGTATCACACTCTCGCCATACCCGGATCGACCGCGATGGTCCTCAAAGACCCTCTCAATCCCATACGCCGGCAATATTTACAAAAATTCGCCCAACAGGAAGGTCGAATCTTTCTCTATCGTTTCTACGACAAATACAAAGGACTTCCGCCGGAAGAAGCCTGGCAGCTGGTCCTTTCCCAGACTCGGCTCACACCGCTCCGACTGGCTGTCCTACTGCGCTCAATCGAACCTGAGAAGGATGTCCGGACCTTCACCGCATCTCTGCAAAAGACATTTCCCACCATCAAGCTCTCCCCCGAGCAAGCCGACCGGCTTTTTACACAGACTGATCCCCGCGTGCTCAGCCTTGCTGATCGAGGCTATGTGGCCCGCATCCATCCCCTGGAATTGTGGACGGTTGCATTCCTCCGAAAACACCCCAATTCCGGCAAATCCGAACTCACCAACGCCAGTGAGCAGGAGTTGTTGGAGGTATACGCCTGGTTATTTAAGACTCATCGTAAAGCCGCACAGGATAGTCGGATTCGACTTATTCTGGAACAAGAGGCATTCATGGAAATCCACAAAGCCTGGAAACGGGTCGGATATCCCTTTGCAACTTTAGTCCCGTCATTAGCGACCGCTATTGGCAGCTCCGCCGACCGCCCGGCGGCGTTGACCGCACTCATGGGTATTCTGGTCAACGAGGGAAGAAAAATCCCCACGGTGACAATTCGACAATTGCACTTTGCGGAAGGAACCCCGTTTGAAACACTTGTCGCACCTCAAGAACCAGATCAGGAACAAGTTTTGAACCCGCTGGTCGCTCAAATTCTCCGTCAGGAACTTATCGAAGTGGTGGAACATGGAACAGCGATCGGTGCGAAAGGCGCCTTGCCGCCCTCAGAGGGTATGACCATCTCGATCGGTGGGAAAACCGGAACCGGAGATCATCGTCAAAAAGTGTATGAGCGAGGCTATCGATTAATTGAATCCCGCCCCATCGCCCGAACAGCCACATTTGTGTTTCTCATTGACAACCGCTTCTTTGGAACCATTACCGCCCAGGTATCAGGTCCGCAATCTGGTGACTTCAGCTTCACAAGCAGTTTACCCGTCCGCATCTTTCGTTTATTTGCACCGCATCTCCACGCGTATGTCAGGCCATACTCCTTAGAAGCCAAAGTCCGCCAATCCTTTCAACCACAAAGTTGA
- a CDS encoding amino acid permease: MFERVMERSVFRTKRLQSHPRSEDSHGLGLRRDLTVWHLVALGIGAIIGTGVFVLIGTATVGNSHRPGAGPGIILSFLGSGMVCALAALCYAEFASMIPVAGSAYSYTYATLGEVIAWLVGWNLILEYGVASAAVAIGWSGYFVNVLKLVGIELPDLLAHAPETGRSGLINLPAVLVSLVMMGLLLMGTKRSAQITGVIVVVKLFVILFFLAVGAGGVNAENWTPFLPNGLSGVGAAAAIVFFAYVGFDAVSTAAEEARNPQQDIPRAILISLAFCTLIYVSVAGVLTGLVPVTTIDVHAPVADALSRAGYRWGAALVAVGALAGITGVLLVMMLGQIRIFFAMSRDGLLSPRLATIHSRYQTPSLSTILTGSGVALLAGFIPIGEAADMTNIGTLFAFCLVCLGVLWLRVTQPEHPRPFRLPWMPWIPVLGTLSCFGLMLFLPSLTWIRFGAWTCIGLLVYAFYGHRHSRLAATHKNISRFT; this comes from the coding sequence ATGTTTGAACGTGTGATGGAACGTTCAGTATTTCGGACGAAACGTTTACAGAGCCACCCGCGCTCCGAAGATTCCCATGGATTAGGGTTAAGACGGGATCTGACTGTGTGGCATTTAGTCGCGCTTGGGATCGGCGCCATTATTGGAACCGGAGTGTTTGTCTTAATAGGAACGGCCACGGTCGGCAATTCCCATCGCCCGGGTGCGGGGCCCGGCATCATCCTGTCCTTTTTGGGTTCGGGAATGGTCTGCGCGCTGGCTGCGCTCTGTTATGCGGAATTTGCCTCTATGATTCCAGTGGCCGGCAGCGCGTATTCCTATACCTATGCCACGTTGGGAGAAGTGATTGCCTGGTTAGTGGGGTGGAATCTAATTTTGGAATATGGCGTGGCGAGTGCGGCTGTGGCCATTGGCTGGTCCGGGTATTTTGTCAATGTTCTCAAGTTGGTGGGCATTGAACTACCGGATCTGTTGGCTCATGCTCCAGAAACAGGCCGCAGTGGCCTGATCAATCTTCCGGCCGTGCTCGTCTCTCTTGTGATGATGGGACTACTCTTGATGGGAACCAAGCGAAGTGCACAGATCACCGGAGTGATTGTGGTCGTAAAACTTTTCGTCATTCTTTTCTTTCTAGCTGTTGGAGCAGGAGGGGTGAACGCCGAGAATTGGACCCCGTTTCTTCCTAATGGGCTATCCGGCGTCGGAGCAGCCGCAGCCATTGTGTTTTTCGCGTATGTGGGTTTCGATGCGGTCTCGACGGCGGCCGAAGAAGCTCGAAACCCCCAGCAGGACATTCCTAGGGCTATCTTGATATCCTTGGCATTCTGCACGCTTATTTATGTCTCCGTGGCAGGCGTTCTGACGGGGTTAGTCCCTGTAACAACCATTGATGTTCATGCACCTGTGGCAGACGCTCTCAGCCGAGCAGGATACCGGTGGGGCGCAGCCCTGGTTGCCGTTGGGGCTTTGGCCGGGATTACCGGCGTATTACTTGTCATGATGCTCGGGCAAATCCGGATCTTCTTTGCGATGTCTCGAGATGGTCTCCTCAGTCCTCGCCTGGCGACGATTCATTCCAGGTATCAGACTCCGTCCCTGTCCACCATTCTGACTGGATCAGGGGTCGCGCTTCTCGCTGGGTTTATCCCCATCGGAGAAGCCGCTGATATGACGAATATTGGAACCCTTTTTGCGTTTTGTCTTGTCTGCCTTGGCGTGCTGTGGCTCCGTGTCACCCAACCGGAGCATCCACGGCCGTTCCGGCTTCCCTGGATGCCATGGATCCCCGTGTTGGGAACACTCTCATGTTTTGGGCTTATGCTCTTTCTTCCCTCACTTACCTGGATTCGTTTTGGGGCGTGGACATGTATCGGACTCCTGGTCTACGCCTTCTATGGCCATCGCCACAGCCGGTTGGCCGCCACCCATAAAAATATTTCGAGATTCACATAG
- a CDS encoding L,D-transpeptidase family protein, whose translation MRGWGSGRHPAKRPAVWLAAGALIMLSFLIVAWWKADRLPEIFPPQLESLDRQAWSHGAEAYFPERYRAFHQDIIDLRTQWRREQTRWWPTTDIYTLQTTYQNLLQEGSTLLKTSTQQKFTRHQQLTTALESERRQVARLRALTGIFDVRRNLRTLSVTEGLLNQAASRLAQDSDKQAHILLRQARESLVPAEAHAISQMKRYGAVSQLATWTHWVTNTLDWSSRTGGTAIVVIKTSRHLVVYRNGKPLRRFSIDLGFSGLQDKLQEGDGATPEGQFRILQKKGPGSTKFHKALLLNYPTNAHRQRFQKAKNKGGLAAHRGIGGLIEIHGQQPDGNSTTNGCVALHNADMDAVFHLAAEGTPVTIVGALQPDNWVVKALGDITNHARQRIALSRDSLAVQHRYDHSKETF comes from the coding sequence ATGCGAGGGTGGGGCTCTGGCCGACATCCAGCCAAACGCCCAGCAGTTTGGCTGGCGGCTGGCGCTCTCATCATGCTTTCATTCCTGATTGTTGCCTGGTGGAAGGCAGATCGCCTTCCCGAAATCTTCCCACCTCAACTTGAATCGCTCGATCGCCAGGCGTGGAGCCACGGCGCGGAAGCCTATTTCCCGGAACGATATCGCGCATTTCACCAGGACATCATCGATCTTCGAACGCAATGGCGGAGAGAACAAACTCGTTGGTGGCCAACCACCGACATCTATACACTTCAAACAACCTACCAAAATCTGCTGCAAGAGGGCTCGACCCTTCTTAAGACCTCCACACAGCAAAAATTCACCCGACACCAGCAACTGACAACTGCCCTGGAGTCGGAACGTCGCCAAGTCGCCCGTCTACGTGCATTAACCGGTATATTTGATGTTCGACGAAATCTACGGACCCTATCGGTAACGGAGGGGTTACTCAATCAGGCAGCCTCTCGACTCGCCCAAGACAGCGACAAGCAAGCTCATATTCTCCTCAGACAGGCAAGAGAATCTCTTGTACCCGCCGAGGCTCATGCCATTTCCCAAATGAAACGGTATGGGGCCGTCTCACAACTTGCCACGTGGACCCATTGGGTCACCAACACCCTGGATTGGTCTTCAAGGACAGGAGGCACAGCTATCGTGGTCATTAAAACCTCCCGCCACCTTGTAGTCTATCGGAATGGAAAACCGTTGCGCCGGTTTTCTATTGATCTCGGCTTTTCAGGACTTCAGGACAAGTTGCAGGAAGGGGATGGCGCGACACCGGAGGGACAGTTTCGAATCCTGCAAAAAAAAGGACCGGGATCCACCAAATTCCATAAGGCCCTCTTACTTAATTATCCAACCAATGCCCATCGTCAACGCTTCCAGAAAGCCAAGAACAAGGGAGGCTTAGCGGCACACCGCGGCATCGGAGGCCTCATTGAAATTCATGGCCAACAACCTGATGGCAACAGCACAACGAATGGCTGCGTCGCCCTCCATAATGCAGATATGGATGCCGTCTTTCATCTTGCTGCAGAAGGAACTCCGGTGACAATCGTCGGAGCTCTACAACCGGACAATTGGGTGGTAAAAGCGCTTGGCGACATCACCAACCATGCCCGCCAACGAATCGCTCTTTCTAGAGATTCGCTTGCCGTCCAACACCGATACGATCATTCGAAGGAAACGTTTTAA